From the Solanum lycopersicum chromosome 10, SLM_r2.1 genome, one window contains:
- the LOC101261472 gene encoding uncharacterized protein, producing the protein MGRGRGKGKKQSVREDLGSGEEEKIPIRRRGRPLKPSKDEIGEEEEEEEAMKVKEEGDDSENTKGSVINKDVKNQGVVNGKKRKRTSQVKEVDSTKGENGVGNKTNSNELIKSVGFRQNGSRRKNKPRRAAEVGVECR; encoded by the coding sequence ATGGGTAGAGGAAGAGGAAAGGGAAAGAAGCAATCTGTCCGTGAGGATCTCGGAAGTGGTGAAGAAGAGAAGATACCAATCAGGAGAAGGGGAAGACCACTGAAGCCATCAAAGGATGAAAtaggggaagaagaagaagaagaagaagcaatgaAAGTAAAAGAAGAAGGAGATGACAGTGAGAATACAAAAGGTTCTGTCATTAATAAAGATGTCAAGAACCAAGGTGTTGTGAATggaaagaagaggaagagaactTCACAAGTCAAGGAAGTAGATTCGACGAAAGGGGAAAATGGTGTTGGGAACAAAACTAACtctaatgagttaataaagtcGGTTGGATTTAGACAAAACGGGAGTAGAAGGAAAAACAAGCCTAGGCGAGCTGCTGAAGTTGGCGTTGAGTGCAGATGA
- the LOC101261766 gene encoding myb family transcription factor RLI1, whose product MSIQRFIITQGNEYFSSDYSIEVSKNSAQNLVDQEIQYPSYMGTCLPIASSSSSSIINCIGSPSSAFFATERCLGLTQYDNQYDTSELIKNCDVQMSSFDPQQCKNGILKDPLVQAEPDFRHEISMPSFIRTEFSTSPFSDVSEAEKESLLHLKNELLGEFDTSYRRHPSLPFHGNQDYCLSHDLCCSQLANTRQQPASPSLTFHNSASSGVFHKPSKTRIRWNEDLHDRFLECVNRLGGADKATPKQILNLMDSDCLTLDHVKSHLQKYRNAKHPESVGKSEKRNSSDAMTDIESKTGREIKEALKMQLEVQRCLHEQLETQRTLQMRIEEQAKKLKMILDQQRKTNMTLLGTRNSNISSPGVEILVVQDSDN is encoded by the exons ATGAGTATCCAGAGGTTTATTATTACTCAGGGGAATGAGTACTTTTCGAGTGATTATAGCATTGAAGTTTCGAAAAATTCAGCTCAGAACTTAGTTGATCAAGAAATACAGTATCCGTCATATATGGGAACTTGTTTGCCTATTGCTAGTTCATCTTCAAGTAGCATAATCAACTGTATTGGTTCCCCTTCTTCCGCGTTTTTCGCTACAGAACGTTGCCTCGGGTTGACACAATATGATAATCAATATGATACTTCAGAATTGATCAAGAATTGTGATGTTCAAATGTCATCATTTGATCCTCAACAATGTAAAAATGGTATCTTGAAAGATCCATTAGTACAAGCTGAGCCAGATTTTCGACACGAGATTTCTATGCCGTCATTCATCAGGACAGAATTCTCAACTAGTCCGTTTTCTGATGTATCAGAAGCAGAGAAAGAGAGTCTGCTGCATCTGAAAAATGAGTTGCTGGGAGAATTCGATACTTCATATCGAAGGCATCCTTCGTTGCCTTTTCATGGAAATCAAGATTATTGT CTATCTCATGATTTGTGTTGCTCTCAATTGGCAAATACGAGGCAACAACCCGCGAGTCCTTCACTTACTTTTCACAACTCTGCATCTTCTGGAGTATTCCATAAGCCTAGTAAGACAAGAATCAGATGGAATGAAGATCTCCACGATCGATTTCTTGAGTGTGTAAATCGCCTTGGAGGAGCTGACA AGGCTACGCCGAAGCAAATACTCAATCTGATGGACTCTGATTGCTTAACTCTTGATCATGTTAAAAGCCATTTGCAG aaatatcGGAATGCAAAGCATCCAGAATCTGTAGGGAAATCCGAAAAGAGAAACAGCTCAGATGCTATGACAGATATCGAGAGCAAAAC TGGAAGAGAAATCAAGGAAGCACTGAAAATGCAACTAGAAGTACAGAGGTGTCTTCATGAGCAACTAGAG ACACAACGAACGTTACAAATGAGGATCGAAGAACAAGCAAAGAAGTTAAAGATGATACTTGATCAACAACGAAAGACAAACATGACTCTGTTGGGGACGCGGAATTCAAACATTTCATCTCCTGGTGTAGAAATTCTGGTTGTACAAGACTCTGATAATTAG
- the LOC101262064 gene encoding uncharacterized protein, which yields MKASIKFRDEQKPLIRAKVPLSVLNFPFQSGIVAGESKELSLSLGTLFDSGPSFKVAYRPNDSFNPFSFVFKTGIGHFGSPVSSPFTMSAEFNLVGNQNPSFFIHFKPQFGDFCVKKSHSSSALTKSLTSKPNGIDPIQNNFETPVMKTDYFQEKAAFLGSKVGVFPEESAVVGAVENLFSGAVVSARTSFPVRNRAVVNFRWGLRFPKVPAVEDPDTAILGNTNFPSPAAISFRHCPLLVMNKIGIEHLSSDDPKKANNLPRNADLTQACLDVKQQLETIQAENGLLRNALNDLRSEIASKKFNFPTNEFNSRSNRDAENNTKAKYSGDRRSNGKSKEGDVNVNEDSKKA from the coding sequence ATGAAAGCTTCAATCAAGTTTCGTGATGAACAAAAGCCATTAATCAGAGCTAAAGTTCCTCTGAGTGTGTTGAACTTTCCGTTTCAATCAGGAATCGTTGCCGGCGAATCGAAGGAGTTATCGTTGAGTCTAGGAACTTTGTTTGATTCTGGGCCTTCGTTCAAAGTTGCTTATCGGCCGAATGATTCGTTCAATCCGTTTAGTTTTGTGTTCAAAACTGGGATTGGGCATTTTGGGTCTCCGGTATCCAGTCCGTTTACCATGAGTGCTGAGTTCAATTTGGTTGGGAATCAAAACCCTAGCTTCTTCATTCATTTCAAACCTCAATTTGGGGATTTTTGTGTGAAGAAGTCGCACTCCTCTTCGGCTCTTACGAAGAGTTTGACCTCGAAACCAAATGGGATTGATCCGATTCAAAACAATTTCGAGACTCCGGTGATGAAAACGGATTATTTCCAAGAGAAAGCAGCGTTTCTCGGCAGCAAAGTCGGGGTTTTCCCGGAGGAATCTGCCGTAGTCGGAGCTGTGGAAAACTTGTTCTCCGGCGCGGTGGTTAGTGCCCGGACTTCGTTCCCGGTGAGAAACCGGGCTGTGGTGAACTTCCGATGGGGCCTCAGGTTTCCTAAAGTTCCTGCAGTGGAGGATCCGGATACAGCTATCCTGGGTAACACCAACTTCCCGTCGCCGGCCGCCATTTCGTTCCGTCATTGTCCATTGTTGGTGATGAATAAGATCGGTATCGAACATTTATCGAGTGATGATCCGAAGAAAGCTAACAATTTGCCCAGAAATGCTGATTTGACACAAGCTTGTTTGGATGTGAAGCAGCAGCTGGAGACCATACAAGCTGAAAATGGATTGTTGAGAAATGCTTTGAATGATTTAAGATCTGAAATCGCTTCGAAAAAGTTCAACTTTCCGACGAATGAATTCAATAGCCGGAGTAACAGAGATGCAGAGAACAACACCAAGGCTAAATATTCCGGTGATCGTAGGAGCAATGGGAAATCAAAGGAGGGGGATGTCAATGTCAACGAGGACTCGAAGAAGGCTTAA
- the LOC101262368 gene encoding zinc finger CCCH domain-containing protein 14, translating into MDYRKRTRNDVGANVNGGVKKYKPEVDSISGGVGSKSKPCTKFFSTAGCPFGESCHFLHYVPGGYSAATQMMKLTPAPSLRNAAAPPYSNGNAPSLKTKLCNRFSTAEGCKFGDKCNYAHGEWELGKPTIPSQEDPRAMGFGSMPGRFGGGRVESAASFGTSATAKISVDASLAGAIIGKGGVNSKQICRQTGAKLAIRDHETDANLRNIELEGTFEQISQASAMVRELINSLGPVGGGGRTHGNSGGAAPPMNNLKTKLCENFAKGSCTFGDRCHFAHGAAELRKTGE; encoded by the exons ATGGATTACAGAAAAAGGACTAGAAATGATGTTGGCGCTAATGTTAATGGCGGTGTGAAGAAATATAAGCCAG AAGTGGACTCAATATCAGGTGGTGTAGGAAGCAAATCAAAGCCATGCACGAAGTTCTTCAG CACTGCTGGATGCCCCTTTGGTGAGAGCTGTCATTTCCTTCATTACGTCCCTGGTGGCTATAGTGCAGCGACCCAGATGATGAAATTGACACCAGCTCCATCTTTGAGAAATGCTGCAGCACCGCCTTATTCCAATGGAAATGCTCCTTCTTTGAAAACCAAACTTTGCAACAGATTCAGCACGGCGGAGGGATGCAAATTTGGAGACAAATGCAATTATGCTCATGGGGAGTGGGAACTTGGAAAGCCTACCATTCCTTCACAAGAGGATCCACGTGCAATGGGGTTTGGATCTATGCCAGGTCGTTTTGGTGGTGGGCGGGTGGAATCTGCTGCTAGTTTTGGTACATCAGCCACTGCAAAGATCAGTGTAGATGCTTCCCTGGCTGGAGCCATCATTGGGAAGGGTGGAGTGAATTCTAAACAGATTTGTAGGCAGACAGGAGCCAAGCTGGCAATCCGTGATCATGAAACAGATGCAAATCTCCGAAACATTGAGTTAGAGGGCACGTTTGAACAAATTTCCCAGGCGAGTGCCATGGTTAGGGAGTTGATCAACAGCCTTGGTCCTGTAGGTGGCGGTGGAAGAACACATGGAAATTCTGGTGGCGCGGCTCCTCCAATGAACAACCTCAAGACAAAGTTGTGTGAGAATTTTGCTAAAGGATCTTGCACTTTTGGAGACAGGTGCCACTTTGCTCATGGTGCTGCTGAATTGCGGAAAACAGGAGAGTGA